One region of Danio rerio strain Tuebingen ecotype United States chromosome 5, GRCz12tu, whole genome shotgun sequence genomic DNA includes:
- the foxr1 gene encoding forkhead box protein R1, with translation MFLQLQSKSKFLELHLTSGLHDWDMNEEIKLTTTTDQFYHDEKRTDQYLAQWHYARISRRSSLPAAHRSLELPHRDPEIQPNLWLMVNPSLACPIKYPSNLPKMTTPPKPAVPRSSTPVSDPPLLPDETCLNESVQDTSVSSEYQLTDEDDASSVDVPICRKVKGTRKGRTPKANTRRLGLTQSRRLQRALQDSMSLKSGVWPRPPVNYCILIAMALSSSRSGSLNVQQIYNFTREHFPFFLTAPDGWKNTIRHNLCFSNSFKKTPQQVSGDGKRKSCLWHLTLDGRQRLRDEIHTLTEDSFRLLRRSMNYPDMIPALLEL, from the exons atgtttttacaacTTCAGTCTAAAAGCAAGTTTCTCGAACTTCATTTAACCAGCGGCTTACACGACTGGGATATGAATGAGGAAATAAAGCTGACGACGACGACCGATCAATTTTACCACG ATGAGAAGCGGACTGACCAGTATTTGGCGCAGTGGCATTACGCCAGAATCTCGAGAAGATCCTCTTTACCAGCCGCGCACAGGAGCCTCGAACTCCCCCACAGAG ATCCTGAAATCCAGCCAAATCTATGGTTGATGGTGAATCCTAGTTTAGCTTGCCCCATAAAATACCCTAGTAACCTACCAAAAATGACAACCCCACCAAAACCAGCAGTGCCAAGAAGCAGCACACCTGTTTCCGACCCGCCGCTGCTGCCTGACGAGACCTGTCTGAATGAGTCTGTGCAGGACACCTCTGTCTCCAGCGAATACCAG CTGACAGATGAAGATGACGCTTCGTCTGTGGATGTGCCAATCTGCCGGAAGGTGAAGGGCACTCGTAAGGGAAGGACCCCGAAGGCAAACACTCGTAGGCTGGGTTTGACTCAGAGCCGACGTCTCCAGAGAGCCCTGCAGGACAGCATGAGCCTGAAGAGCGGCGTCTGGCCTCGACCTCCTGTCAACTACTGCATCCTCATCGCCATGGCCCTCAGCAGCAGCCGCAGCGGCAGCCTCAACGTCCAGCAGATCTACAACTTCACCAG AGAGCACTTCCCCTTTTTTCTGACTGCTCCGGACGGGTGGAAGAACACAATCCGCCATAATCTTTGCTTCAGCAACAGCTTCAAGAAGACACCGCAGCAGGTCTCTGGAGATGGAAAGAGGAAGTCCTGTCTGTGGCACCTGACGCTGGATGGCCGGCAGAGACTGAGAGACGAGATCCACACTCTGACTGAGGACTCCTTTAGGTTACTCAGGAGGAGTATGAACTACCCCG ATATGATTCCAGCCTTGTTAGAGCTGTGA